A genome region from Macaca nemestrina isolate mMacNem1 chromosome 20, mMacNem.hap1, whole genome shotgun sequence includes the following:
- the LOC105484683 gene encoding protein crumbs homolog 3: MANPGLGLLLVLGLPFVLARWGRVWGQRLASSAYDSSTVVPSPTSSSSNGNLSQEAITAIIVVFSILAILLLAVGLALLVWKLREKRQTEGTYRPSSEEQFSHAAEARAPQDSKETVRGCLPI, encoded by the exons ATGGCGAACCCCGGGCTGGGGCTGCTCCTGGTGCTGGGCCTGCCGTTCGTGCTGGCCCGCTGGGGCCGAGTCTGGGGGCAAA GATTGGCCTCTTCTGCATATGACAGTAGCACTGTTGTGCCTTCACCCACCAGCTCCAGCTCCAATGGCAACTTG TCTCAGGAGGCCATCACTGCTATCATTGTGGTCTTCTCCATCCTGGCCATCTTGCTCCTGGCTGTGGGGCTGGCACTGTTGGTGTGGAAGCTTCGGGAGAAGCGGCAGACGGAGGGCACCTACCGGCCCAGCAGCGAGGAGCAG ttCTCCCATGCAGCTGAGGCCCGGGCCCCTCAGGACTCCAAGGAGACGGTGCGGGGCTGCCTGCCCATCTAG